One Methylophaga thalassica genomic window carries:
- a CDS encoding glutaredoxin family protein, whose amino-acid sequence MKKFLLFVAVFLLFQQWPTIKDVLYPPKDYSYLPATYVTMYSTEWCGYCAKMRAFMARRNIAYDDLDIEKSAQAKRNFEALGGRGVPLLVVNKHVIRSYNPDLVLKYLDAIPAKSADIN is encoded by the coding sequence ATGAAAAAGTTTCTGCTGTTTGTAGCTGTTTTTCTACTCTTCCAGCAGTGGCCTACGATAAAAGATGTCCTTTATCCGCCTAAAGATTACTCTTATTTACCCGCCACTTATGTGACGATGTATTCCACAGAATGGTGTGGTTACTGTGCAAAAATGCGTGCATTTATGGCACGAAGAAATATTGCTTATGATGATCTGGATATTGAAAAGTCGGCACAAGCCAAACGTAATTTTGAAGCGCTAGGTGGGAGAGGCGTACCACTATTAGTAGTGAATAAGCATGTAATCCGCAGCTATAACCCCGATCTTGTTTTAAAGTATCTGGACGCCATCCCTGCCAAGTCTGCCGACATAAACTGA